One region of Phycisphaerae bacterium genomic DNA includes:
- a CDS encoding protein kinase — translation MDGFQYKFGDQPLEGYTIQRAIGRGGFGEVYYAVSDSGREVALKVVQGYEDIELRGVSQCMNLKSPHLVTVFDVKRNADGRPFVIMEYVAGPSLRELLQEAPSGLGIQKAAFFLREIAKGLTYLHDRGIVHRDLKPGNIFYEDGYVKIGDYGLSKMIASSRHSVQTITVGTVHYMAPEIGQGNYDRSIDIYALGVVLYEMLTGQVPFFGSSHGEVLMKHLMAQPDLSQIEEPFASVIRKAMAKEPAERFQSVQEMVEAVFGAEHIQQSVSHFRPESLSMVARRVAQKVTVGGSGSSAEHAQGLGPTAPSGEAGSSDVWQDLSKHIDDFGEKVGKWGERLSDRMAAVGDRVGRQFGQKPAALPYANAAAPASDGVIDTALDPLDRRARKRLWVVAALVMGAGTGIIEATSHNGGPAIELSIFATVAILLASLGIFRAGRLLAERMQKERGLGRYVAFGGAAALGALAAVFFGEIGPFRKQIHAALDDNALPLLASCFFIDWLGRMNPVRQQRISFESAFTAGLLGFMVSIFTDASAIVMIGVLAGLSMAVQAGSAFIPPALRKQLGITRGNGQHDHPRPPERGTPPAADRTPQIQNAEAHRPRPLPVAVPPGIEVPLFVRALSLLAFAVLLGGGIIFLILAGMASPSNLDYFAGCVSAGIGALLFSVFALVKATQRYLVSWWSGLIKPVLMIALLVTGIASAVALGSMQLHNDDEMIAIAVIVFAAVFFIFVACTTNRMIHAVLGQPFPDAGRATPRAEHAAGVSPRGRLWAMLLALLFFACPIGGLHRFYVGKIGTGVLWLVTFGGFFIGQIVDIIMIAAGQFTDKQGRPLLTWTNPNEFKGRPTVATEISPPPASAVATPMVAPGDVRPLELGSLMLSGVGMLVLLAGVLTGLLVAVHLPAIIAAGIPDQSLEQELTREFGYSNWPQLLERIGTFVAVFLFLASCAILLLARRKSGGAHCLRAVLGAVAIGVSLAAFADATSRIQWATVSTLLQAERIGPAIDAALGAIDKEGATISAVLLLISIVLLFWPADRRQADVTTVGGDAVSARR, via the coding sequence ATGGACGGATTCCAATACAAGTTTGGCGACCAGCCTTTGGAGGGCTACACCATCCAGCGGGCCATCGGTCGCGGCGGTTTCGGCGAGGTGTACTATGCCGTCAGTGACAGCGGCCGCGAGGTGGCTCTCAAGGTCGTCCAGGGCTATGAGGACATCGAGCTGCGCGGCGTGAGCCAGTGCATGAACCTCAAAAGCCCGCATCTGGTCACCGTTTTCGATGTGAAGCGGAATGCCGACGGACGGCCCTTCGTGATCATGGAATACGTGGCCGGTCCGTCGCTGCGAGAACTGCTTCAGGAGGCCCCGAGTGGCCTTGGGATTCAGAAGGCCGCCTTTTTCCTTCGCGAAATCGCCAAGGGATTAACCTATCTGCATGATCGGGGAATTGTTCACCGCGACCTTAAGCCCGGAAACATTTTCTACGAGGACGGCTACGTCAAAATCGGCGATTACGGCCTCAGCAAGATGATCGCTTCCAGCCGGCATTCGGTTCAGACGATCACCGTCGGCACCGTCCATTACATGGCCCCCGAGATTGGTCAGGGCAACTACGACCGGAGCATTGACATTTATGCCCTGGGCGTCGTCCTGTACGAGATGCTCACCGGCCAGGTTCCCTTCTTCGGTTCCAGCCACGGCGAGGTGCTGATGAAGCACCTCATGGCTCAGCCTGATCTCAGCCAGATCGAGGAGCCGTTCGCGTCGGTGATCAGGAAGGCCATGGCCAAGGAGCCGGCGGAGCGATTCCAGTCGGTTCAGGAGATGGTCGAAGCCGTCTTTGGCGCCGAGCACATTCAGCAGAGCGTATCGCACTTTCGGCCCGAGAGTCTTTCGATGGTCGCGCGCCGCGTCGCCCAGAAGGTGACCGTCGGCGGGTCGGGTTCATCGGCCGAGCATGCCCAGGGCTTGGGACCCACTGCGCCGAGTGGGGAGGCCGGCAGCAGCGACGTCTGGCAGGACCTCAGCAAGCACATCGATGATTTCGGCGAGAAGGTAGGCAAGTGGGGCGAGCGTTTGAGCGATCGGATGGCCGCGGTCGGCGACCGGGTCGGCCGGCAGTTCGGCCAGAAACCGGCAGCACTTCCCTATGCCAACGCGGCCGCCCCGGCTTCGGACGGCGTGATCGATACGGCACTGGATCCACTCGACCGCCGGGCAAGGAAACGCTTGTGGGTGGTCGCTGCGCTCGTCATGGGCGCCGGAACCGGGATCATCGAGGCAACCTCGCACAACGGAGGCCCCGCGATAGAACTCAGCATCTTCGCCACCGTTGCGATATTGCTGGCGTCTCTAGGCATCTTCCGCGCCGGGCGCCTGCTGGCCGAGCGGATGCAGAAAGAGCGCGGGCTGGGTCGTTACGTGGCCTTCGGTGGCGCTGCCGCCCTGGGAGCACTCGCGGCCGTATTCTTCGGAGAAATCGGCCCCTTTCGCAAGCAGATCCACGCAGCCCTTGACGACAACGCGCTGCCCTTGCTGGCATCCTGCTTCTTCATCGACTGGTTGGGTCGCATGAATCCCGTGCGTCAACAGCGCATCTCGTTCGAGAGCGCCTTTACTGCCGGGTTGCTCGGCTTCATGGTCAGCATTTTCACCGACGCCAGCGCGATCGTGATGATCGGCGTCCTGGCCGGGCTGTCGATGGCCGTCCAGGCGGGCAGCGCGTTCATCCCACCGGCTCTCCGCAAACAGCTTGGGATAACAAGAGGCAACGGCCAGCACGATCATCCCAGACCGCCCGAGAGAGGCACACCTCCGGCGGCCGACCGAACCCCGCAGATCCAGAACGCTGAAGCTCATCGCCCTCGCCCGCTACCCGTTGCCGTGCCTCCTGGAATAGAAGTACCGTTGTTTGTCAGGGCCTTGTCGCTGCTGGCGTTCGCCGTTCTCCTCGGTGGCGGGATCATTTTCCTCATCCTCGCGGGCATGGCGAGCCCATCCAATCTCGACTACTTTGCGGGCTGCGTTTCCGCAGGCATCGGGGCTCTGCTGTTCAGCGTCTTTGCTTTGGTAAAGGCCACGCAACGGTACCTGGTGAGTTGGTGGAGCGGTCTGATAAAACCGGTTCTGATGATCGCCTTGCTCGTGACGGGCATCGCCTCGGCAGTAGCACTCGGCTCGATGCAGCTTCACAACGACGACGAGATGATCGCGATAGCGGTGATCGTGTTCGCGGCGGTCTTTTTCATCTTCGTCGCCTGCACAACCAACCGCATGATTCACGCGGTCCTGGGCCAGCCCTTTCCTGACGCCGGACGGGCAACCCCCCGAGCCGAGCATGCCGCCGGCGTCTCGCCGCGAGGCCGTCTGTGGGCCATGCTGTTGGCCTTGCTGTTCTTCGCGTGCCCCATTGGCGGACTGCACCGGTTCTACGTCGGCAAGATCGGGACTGGCGTTTTGTGGCTGGTCACGTTCGGCGGGTTCTTCATCGGCCAGATTGTCGACATCATCATGATCGCGGCCGGTCAGTTCACGGACAAACAAGGCCGTCCGCTGTTGACGTGGACCAACCCCAACGAGTTCAAGGGCCGCCCGACGGTCGCTACCGAAATCTCACCCCCGCCTGCTTCTGCGGTCGCTACCCCCATGGTTGCGCCCGGCGACGTCCGTCCCCTGGAACTCGGAAGCCTGATGCTCTCCGGCGTGGGCATGCTGGTGCTGCTGGCGGGTGTGCTGACAGGCCTGCTGGTTGCCGTTCATCTGCCGGCCATCATTGCAGCGGGTATTCCGGATCAGAGCTTGGAGCAGGAACTGACCCGGGAGTTTGGTTATTCGAACTGGCCGCAGCTGCTTGAGCGAATCGGCACCTTCGTGGCCGTATTCCTGTTTCTAGCCAGTTGTGCAATACTCCTGCTCGCTCGCCGCAAGTCCGGAGGTGCCCACTGCCTGCGTGCGGTGCTGGGGGCCGTGGCCATCGGTGTGAGCCTGGCTGCTTTCGCCGACGCAACCAGCCGGATCCAATGGGCGACAGTATCGACCCTGTTGCAGGCCGAGCGGATCGGCCCGGCCATCGACGCGGCACTCGGCGCGATCGATAAGGAAGGGGCCACTATCTCCGCGGTATTGCTTCTGATTTCGATTGTCCTGCTGTTTTGGCCAGCCGATCGCCGGCAGGCGGATGTCACAACTGTCGGCGGCGATGCTGTGTCGGCGCGGAGGTGA
- a CDS encoding sigma-70 family RNA polymerase sigma factor: MANILTEAEQYLLDQIRQGRPQAWEQFVDRYQGRLEAFARSKLRTPADAEDLVQDAFMSFVQSLGAFRGQASLETYLFAILRRKIINWGRGRKSSICLLQDALPGGGHDDSGDAADRLAAPDQTASWYVRRDEEQERRHEALAQAMQELVDGFKQSLNFRDLKITEMLFYCRLRNKDIANIAGVRENHVAVTKHRYLKQLAERMTAVLGNSSAACDDSFLTAEGSDAMLCEIWQERRLSCLKRSTIGAYLLGTLEPEWQDYVTFHLERLGCQFCRANLDDLRRQTADDGTRRLRDRIMESTVGFLRKP, translated from the coding sequence GTGGCGAACATTTTAACCGAGGCCGAACAGTACCTGCTCGATCAGATCCGGCAGGGTCGACCGCAGGCCTGGGAGCAGTTCGTGGACCGCTACCAGGGCCGGCTGGAGGCCTTTGCGCGCAGCAAGCTGCGCACCCCGGCCGACGCCGAGGACCTCGTTCAGGACGCGTTCATGAGTTTCGTCCAGTCGCTGGGGGCTTTTCGCGGACAGGCGAGCCTCGAAACGTATCTCTTCGCCATTCTTCGTAGAAAGATCATCAACTGGGGCCGCGGCCGCAAATCGAGCATTTGCCTGCTTCAGGATGCGCTGCCCGGCGGGGGGCATGATGACTCGGGCGACGCCGCCGACCGGTTGGCCGCTCCCGATCAGACGGCCAGTTGGTACGTCCGTCGCGATGAGGAGCAGGAGCGGCGGCACGAGGCCCTGGCCCAAGCCATGCAGGAACTGGTCGACGGCTTCAAGCAATCGCTCAACTTTCGCGATTTGAAGATCACCGAAATGCTCTTCTACTGCCGATTACGCAACAAGGATATCGCCAACATCGCCGGGGTCCGAGAGAATCACGTGGCCGTGACCAAGCACCGCTACTTGAAGCAGCTTGCCGAGCGGATGACCGCGGTCCTCGGCAATTCGTCGGCGGCCTGTGACGATTCATTTCTGACTGCCGAAGGCTCCGATGCCATGCTTTGCGAGATCTGGCAGGAACGCCGGCTCAGTTGCCTGAAGCGCAGCACCATTGGGGCTTACCTCCTCGGCACGCTGGAGCCGGAGTGGCAGGACTATGTCACCTTCCACCTGGAGCGGCTTGGCTGCCAGTTCTGCCGGGCGAACCTTGATGATCTTCGCCGACAGACCGCCGACGACGGTACGCGCCGCCTCCGCGACCGGATCATGGAATCGACCGTAGGTTTCCTGCGGAAGCCGTGA
- a CDS encoding FAD-dependent oxidoreductase yields MDVDAEGQLASYSQTGPGQCRGQIRHIRIERSVEMTQDQQDYRHLTRRDLFLAAGSGAALTPLLGGCRAESSGLGQAGQADAAAVFESGSRLTRSNKIEADVVIVGGGMAGVSAALAALNHGASVVLVHDRPVLGGNASSEIRLHILGADEHGARSDTDSRESGIIEEIRLHEVVRNPHRSYGVFDLLLYEMVCRRQGLTVLLNTSCCGAVMASKSRIAAVLAARPGTQDVFTISGKMFIDTSGDGRLGAEAGAEFRTGREGRTEFGEDLAPPQPDNQMLGSSILFTTRRYDQPIPFTPPDWALRFPTCEDLPYRSHGSWEWGFWWVEWGGHIDTIRDNERIRDELIAAALGVWDHIKNSGKHPESANWALDWFGFIPGKRESRRFVGDHVLIQQEVQRGEQFEDGAAYGGWPIDLHPSIGIHSKEKPCLQIRVPMYNIPLRCLYSRNIENLFFAGRDASMSHVAFGSTRVMATGSVMGQAVGTAAVMCIRNKCTPRELGRQAIHDLQQQLLKDDAYIIGATNSDSLDLARTAEIRASSETVQGRAANVIDGVTRGVGPATHRWISDPQQKMPQWIELRFRKPARIREVHLTFDTALNRSMTLTLSDHQNAKMIRHAQPETVRDYELQILDKGGAKTVAQVTGNYLRKKLHRFDPVTASGLRLNINATNGDASARVFEIRAYE; encoded by the coding sequence GTGGACGTTGACGCCGAAGGGCAACTAGCCTCATACTCCCAAACCGGCCCCGGGCAGTGCCGAGGGCAAATCCGTCACATCCGCATCGAGAGGAGCGTTGAGATGACACAGGATCAGCAAGATTACCGGCATCTGACACGTCGGGACCTGTTCCTGGCCGCTGGAAGCGGCGCGGCGCTGACCCCGCTCCTGGGTGGGTGCAGGGCTGAAAGCAGCGGCCTGGGGCAAGCCGGGCAAGCCGATGCCGCCGCTGTCTTTGAGTCTGGAAGCCGCCTGACCCGATCGAACAAGATCGAGGCAGACGTGGTCATTGTCGGGGGTGGCATGGCAGGCGTGTCGGCAGCACTGGCAGCTTTGAACCACGGGGCCTCGGTCGTGCTGGTACACGATCGGCCAGTACTCGGGGGCAACGCCTCGAGTGAAATCCGGCTCCACATTCTGGGAGCCGACGAGCACGGGGCCCGCTCGGATACCGACTCCCGCGAAAGCGGTATCATCGAGGAGATTCGCCTCCACGAGGTCGTCCGTAATCCGCACCGTTCCTATGGAGTATTTGATCTTCTCCTTTACGAAATGGTCTGCCGCCGGCAGGGGCTTACTGTCCTGCTGAACACCTCATGCTGCGGCGCGGTGATGGCTTCCAAATCGCGCATCGCGGCCGTGCTGGCCGCGAGACCCGGCACGCAGGACGTGTTTACGATCAGCGGCAAGATGTTCATCGACACCAGCGGCGATGGGCGACTGGGGGCTGAGGCCGGCGCCGAATTCCGGACCGGACGGGAGGGTCGCACGGAATTCGGCGAAGATTTGGCTCCACCGCAACCAGACAACCAGATGCTCGGCAGTTCGATCCTGTTCACCACCCGCCGATACGATCAGCCGATCCCCTTTACGCCGCCTGACTGGGCACTGCGTTTCCCGACATGCGAGGATCTGCCTTACCGTTCGCACGGTAGTTGGGAATGGGGCTTCTGGTGGGTCGAATGGGGAGGCCATATCGACACCATCCGTGATAACGAGAGAATTCGAGATGAGTTGATCGCGGCGGCCCTGGGCGTCTGGGACCACATCAAGAACAGCGGCAAACACCCCGAAAGCGCCAATTGGGCGCTGGATTGGTTCGGATTCATCCCTGGCAAGCGCGAGAGCCGGCGATTCGTCGGCGACCATGTGCTGATCCAGCAGGAAGTGCAGCGTGGTGAACAATTCGAGGACGGCGCGGCCTACGGCGGGTGGCCGATCGACTTGCACCCGTCGATTGGGATTCACAGCAAGGAGAAACCGTGCCTGCAAATCCGCGTGCCGATGTATAATATCCCTCTGCGCTGCCTGTATTCACGGAACATCGAGAACCTGTTCTTCGCGGGCCGGGACGCAAGCATGAGTCACGTGGCCTTCGGCAGCACCCGCGTAATGGCAACCGGTTCGGTCATGGGGCAGGCAGTCGGCACGGCGGCGGTCATGTGCATCCGAAACAAGTGCACACCCCGTGAGCTCGGCAGGCAGGCCATCCACGATTTGCAGCAGCAGCTTCTGAAGGACGATGCCTACATCATCGGGGCCACAAACTCCGATTCGCTCGATCTGGCTCGAACCGCCGAGATCCGAGCATCCAGCGAGACTGTGCAAGGCAGGGCCGCGAACGTCATCGACGGCGTCACCCGCGGCGTCGGACCGGCGACGCATCGATGGATTTCCGACCCGCAGCAGAAGATGCCCCAGTGGATCGAGCTGCGGTTCCGTAAGCCGGCCCGGATCCGCGAAGTGCACCTGACGTTTGACACCGCTCTGAACCGAAGCATGACACTGACCCTCAGCGACCACCAGAATGCCAAGATGATTCGCCATGCCCAGCCTGAAACCGTTCGCGACTATGAGCTGCAGATTCTCGATAAAGGCGGGGCCAAGACAGTCGCCCAGGTGACGGGCAATTACCTCCGCAAGAAGCTCCATCGCTTTGACCCGGTAACCGCAAGTGGTTTGCGACTCAACATCAACGCGACGAACGGCGACGCATCCGCCAGGGTGTTTGAGATACGGGCCTACGAGTGA
- a CDS encoding APC family permease: protein MTDVSSPPREKPALAREEHALLRTMGFWSLAIYGVGDMLGSGIYALIGKAAGVMGNAIWLAFLASMFAAMFTGLSYACLGSRYPRSAGAAYIAQRAFGRPMLSYLIGLAVVASGLTSMATASRAFAGYFMELSGPLPAPLIILGFILLLTIINLRGMQESTWVNILCTTIEGGGLVFIVIVGLRYWGGVNYLEMPPHATVGPASLVLQGAVLTFYAFVGFEDLLNVSEEVKDVERNLPRALVTALFVVAGLYTAVSITAISVVPHAELAESGGPLVEVVRQAAPWCPPVLFTGVCLFAITNTALLNYIMGSRLVYGMAHQGLLPAVLGRVHFKRRTPDSAILILMLIVIALAMAGDISVLAKATSVLLLGVFTIINLALVVLKRRQGEPKGTFEVPLFVPVVGAIICVVLISHAQIRELLIALILLAGIAILYVLVSRRHRRTGLPD from the coding sequence ATGACAGATGTATCTTCCCCTCCGCGTGAAAAGCCTGCACTTGCCCGCGAAGAGCATGCGCTGTTGCGCACCATGGGATTCTGGTCGCTGGCGATTTACGGCGTCGGCGATATGCTGGGCTCCGGCATTTATGCCCTGATCGGCAAAGCCGCGGGCGTCATGGGCAACGCGATATGGCTGGCGTTTCTCGCCAGCATGTTCGCGGCCATGTTTACCGGGCTCTCGTACGCCTGCCTCGGTTCCCGCTATCCGCGATCGGCCGGAGCGGCATACATCGCCCAACGAGCTTTCGGCCGGCCGATGCTGTCCTATCTCATCGGGCTCGCGGTGGTTGCGTCCGGGCTTACCTCTATGGCCACTGCTTCCCGGGCGTTCGCCGGCTATTTCATGGAGCTGAGCGGCCCCCTGCCGGCCCCGCTGATCATCCTGGGATTCATCCTTCTTCTGACCATCATCAACCTTCGAGGCATGCAGGAGAGCACGTGGGTAAACATCCTGTGTACGACCATCGAGGGCGGCGGCCTGGTCTTCATCGTGATCGTCGGGTTGCGGTACTGGGGAGGCGTCAACTACCTGGAAATGCCGCCGCACGCGACCGTCGGACCAGCATCGCTGGTTCTGCAAGGAGCAGTGTTGACTTTCTATGCGTTCGTGGGCTTCGAGGATTTGCTCAACGTGTCGGAGGAGGTCAAAGACGTTGAGAGGAACCTGCCGCGTGCTCTGGTGACGGCCCTGTTCGTCGTAGCGGGCCTGTATACGGCGGTGAGTATCACGGCCATCTCGGTCGTGCCGCACGCGGAACTCGCTGAATCCGGCGGCCCGCTTGTGGAAGTGGTTCGCCAGGCGGCGCCCTGGTGTCCGCCGGTCCTGTTCACCGGCGTATGCCTGTTTGCCATCACGAACACCGCGCTGTTGAACTATATCATGGGGTCGCGGCTGGTTTACGGCATGGCTCATCAGGGCCTGCTGCCCGCCGTCCTTGGTCGAGTCCACTTCAAGCGACGCACACCCGACTCGGCCATCCTGATACTGATGCTCATCGTGATTGCCCTGGCAATGGCCGGCGACATCTCCGTCCTGGCCAAGGCAACATCCGTGCTGCTGTTGGGCGTCTTCACGATCATCAATCTGGCACTTGTCGTGCTCAAGCGTCGACAAGGCGAACCCAAGGGTACCTTCGAGGTGCCCCTCTTCGTGCCGGTCGTCGGGGCGATCATCTGCGTGGTGCTTATCAGCCACGCCCAGATCCGAGAGCTGCTGATTGCGCTGATCCTGCTGGCCGGAATTGCGATTTTGTATGTCCTGGTTTCCCGCCGCCATCGAAGGACCGGGTTGCCCGACTGA
- a CDS encoding tetratricopeptide repeat protein, with the protein MMTHGRLVGDGFVQTGRGLAVLAMGMMLLAGCAGREHYDRGRMLMASGQYDQAVTAFDEALAQSPGNSRYHNGLLEAKSLAADQHVKTATQFVAEKRLSDAQKELDTALKLVPAHPEGVPLAAQIAPQIAECEKTIAEAREALARQEWTEGARLIAEAGRIDRSHPQLELLRKEAADTVTARQLLAARRALGARDWDAALAACAQVRRVAPDNTEVVGIEQQVKDRREAQRVFDSAKAMIDAGNSSGALGPLQQAAGLWPDNDEIVSTLDRVKGQVVDKLSTRSRDEARAGRFQAALQTLDEAMVLEPNRESLRQQRKQVLDGWIAGLMEDYRRHKAQGAWELAWVDAVQALALAPTQPEPVVQACLTAEEGIRRAIAYNLNVLLAPSDERRLDDIMAVCTVLLEELGDQRPDHVCLTEQSILSKLLAEFAVSSADVNNRDKLQAVGRRLRGPNVFLFVNMDIVKVNVGNPESAASGTSRLDLRMNMVDVSSGRLLWKCVEMLPLEGSASPGGTAATARPVAVVHASGPLTADGIAVLRPVLRARVSDMYRGHAGSFLQAAGAATGDTATEFNVRFLFDLVSMPDAQTLGSVLDAVFGSVVSGDILAACKKIASERLALAKRVAARDEHPAEKMSGPAILPASRPAVSTATAPVAHQAPAVPSASKPATAAPASADVRSFPATQPRPVPVPASTSAASTAPAEDRGPVRVFQGVVSRDDDRFTKELATVDGIVVKLLDTDADPLDADIEIRVGKRSKKYEDKPQGARIGGYGESGRAYVVVILKIDDETETVHFAVERVDTVPQQQP; encoded by the coding sequence ATGATGACGCATGGACGATTGGTGGGTGACGGATTTGTGCAGACGGGGCGGGGTCTGGCGGTTCTGGCGATGGGCATGATGCTCCTGGCCGGTTGTGCCGGCCGGGAACACTACGACCGCGGTCGTATGCTGATGGCTTCCGGTCAGTATGACCAGGCAGTCACGGCCTTTGATGAGGCGTTGGCTCAGTCTCCCGGCAACAGCAGGTACCATAACGGCCTGCTCGAGGCCAAGTCTTTGGCTGCCGACCAGCACGTCAAAACGGCCACACAGTTCGTTGCCGAGAAACGTCTCAGCGACGCACAAAAGGAGCTGGATACTGCTTTGAAGCTGGTACCCGCGCACCCGGAGGGCGTGCCTCTGGCGGCGCAAATTGCCCCCCAGATTGCCGAATGCGAGAAGACCATTGCCGAGGCTCGCGAGGCGCTGGCCCGCCAGGAATGGACCGAGGGTGCGAGGCTGATCGCCGAGGCCGGGAGAATCGACCGGAGTCATCCACAACTTGAACTGTTGCGGAAGGAGGCTGCCGATACGGTCACGGCTCGCCAGTTGTTGGCCGCCCGGCGAGCCTTGGGCGCGCGTGACTGGGATGCGGCGCTGGCGGCCTGCGCGCAGGTCCGGCGAGTAGCCCCTGACAATACCGAAGTCGTTGGAATCGAACAGCAGGTGAAAGACCGGCGAGAGGCACAGCGGGTGTTTGACTCGGCCAAGGCGATGATTGACGCAGGGAACTCGAGCGGCGCGCTCGGTCCGTTGCAGCAGGCGGCGGGGCTCTGGCCGGACAACGACGAGATAGTATCGACGCTTGACCGGGTCAAAGGGCAAGTGGTCGACAAGTTGTCGACCCGGTCGCGGGACGAAGCTCGGGCCGGCCGTTTCCAGGCGGCTCTTCAAACGCTGGACGAAGCCATGGTCCTGGAGCCAAACCGCGAGAGCCTGCGGCAGCAGCGAAAGCAGGTGCTCGATGGCTGGATCGCTGGACTCATGGAAGACTATCGCCGCCACAAGGCCCAGGGAGCATGGGAGTTAGCCTGGGTCGACGCCGTGCAGGCTTTGGCCTTGGCCCCGACACAGCCCGAACCGGTCGTCCAGGCTTGTCTGACGGCCGAGGAGGGAATCCGGCGAGCTATCGCATACAACCTCAACGTGCTGCTGGCACCATCAGACGAACGCCGCCTGGACGACATCATGGCCGTCTGTACCGTGCTTCTCGAGGAACTCGGTGACCAGCGTCCGGATCACGTTTGCCTGACGGAACAATCGATATTGTCGAAGCTGCTGGCGGAATTCGCCGTTTCATCGGCCGATGTGAACAATCGCGACAAGCTCCAGGCCGTGGGCCGGCGGCTGCGAGGTCCCAACGTATTTCTCTTCGTCAATATGGACATCGTCAAGGTAAACGTCGGCAACCCGGAGTCGGCAGCATCGGGTACGTCCCGACTGGATCTCCGGATGAACATGGTCGACGTATCGAGCGGCAGGTTACTTTGGAAATGTGTGGAGATGCTTCCATTGGAAGGATCTGCCTCGCCAGGCGGTACCGCTGCGACCGCGAGGCCCGTCGCGGTGGTGCATGCGTCAGGGCCGTTGACGGCGGACGGTATCGCGGTGCTTCGACCGGTGTTGCGGGCCAGAGTGTCGGACATGTACCGGGGACATGCCGGATCTTTTCTCCAGGCGGCCGGCGCCGCCACCGGGGACACGGCGACCGAGTTCAACGTTCGATTCCTTTTCGACCTTGTGTCCATGCCCGACGCGCAGACTCTGGGGTCGGTTCTGGATGCCGTCTTCGGGTCGGTGGTGAGCGGGGACATATTGGCCGCCTGCAAGAAGATCGCAAGTGAACGGCTTGCCCTCGCCAAGCGAGTGGCGGCCCGGGACGAGCATCCGGCTGAGAAGATGTCCGGCCCGGCGATTCTGCCTGCATCACGGCCGGCGGTCTCGACCGCCACGGCACCCGTCGCCCACCAGGCACCGGCGGTTCCTTCCGCGTCAAAACCCGCGACAGCCGCGCCCGCCAGTGCAGATGTCCGGTCCTTTCCTGCGACTCAGCCCCGGCCGGTGCCCGTGCCGGCTTCGACGTCAGCGGCTTCGACGGCCCCGGCCGAAGACCGAGGCCCGGTTCGCGTCTTTCAGGGCGTCGTCAGTCGCGACGACGACCGGTTCACCAAGGAACTGGCAACGGTCGATGGGATCGTAGTCAAGCTTCTGGATACCGACGCAGACCCGCTTGATGCCGATATTGAGATTCGCGTGGGCAAGCGGAGCAAGAAGTATGAGGACAAGCCCCAAGGAGCCCGGATCGGCGGTTACGGTGAGTCAGGTCGTGCGTATGTGGTCGTGATTCTCAAGATCGATGACGAGACCGAGACCGTCCATTTTGCCGTTGAGCGGGTGGACACCGTTCCTCAGCAACAGCCATAA
- the rpiB gene encoding ribose 5-phosphate isomerase B, with translation MRVAIGSDHRGYAAKEKIKSMLASKGYEVLDMGTDSPASCDYPDIAYPTCKMVTSGKADLGILLCGTGIGMSISANKVHGIRAACCHDELTAEMARRHNNANVLCLPADLIGEELMRRIVDVYLNTGFEGGRHERRLRRIAEYEMKEGQNVGEAMKQGSAAALSEHGKATRKM, from the coding sequence TTGAGAGTGGCCATCGGATCAGACCATCGGGGATATGCGGCCAAGGAGAAGATCAAGTCCATGTTGGCCTCCAAGGGTTACGAGGTCTTGGACATGGGCACCGACAGTCCGGCGAGTTGTGATTACCCGGATATTGCCTACCCCACCTGCAAGATGGTGACTTCCGGCAAGGCCGATTTGGGCATTCTCTTGTGCGGCACGGGGATCGGAATGTCGATTTCGGCCAATAAAGTCCACGGTATTCGTGCTGCCTGCTGCCACGACGAACTGACTGCCGAAATGGCCCGGCGACACAACAACGCCAACGTGCTCTGCTTGCCCGCCGACCTCATTGGCGAGGAACTGATGCGTCGGATCGTGGATGTCTATCTCAACACCGGCTTCGAGGGCGGCCGGCACGAGCGTCGGCTCAGGCGCATCGCCGAGTACGAGATGAAGGAAGGGCAGAACGTCGGCGAAGCCATGAAGCAGGGCAGTGCTGCCGCTCTTTCAGAGCACGGCAAGGCCACTCGGAAGATGTAA